A part of Loxodonta africana isolate mLoxAfr1 chromosome 11, mLoxAfr1.hap2, whole genome shotgun sequence genomic DNA contains:
- the LOC135232684 gene encoding leukocyte immunoglobulin-like receptor subfamily B member 1: MASGENLTLSVPLMSVMTGLLRPMRSKVTSLSSWARSPRLCRLRPTSPWAVGTIFRASTDARVDKPSPKSGQTPVTPWSSWSQVRSPRKVHPSALTLHRPCRRTPRCDGHKRGRKTQGWEGESDRLRKNSNKLRLKSPQGELEVSRPSPSLFSLGEFPFTPSLREQPGPTAASGKNMTLWYQSLSCLEPFLHFKVGRANSPPLHLRTQHQAGVYQATFTMSPVTSAHGETYRCYGSQSAFSYLLSQPSDPLELVLSGSSKDHQLTSMESGHWVKDDECKDSSKFLAYSRCSLSGHHCVIHDITHAHGLQRYLNVLIRVSVAFIILLLFLFLFIRHLNKCSKYWTRQ, translated from the exons ATGGCCTCTGGAGAGAACCTGACCCTCAGTGTCCCTCTGATGTCTGTTATGACAGGTTTGCTCCGTCCAATGAGGAGTAAGGTGACCTCCCTCAGTTCCTGGGCCAGGAGCCCAAGGCTGTGCCGTCTCAGGCCAACTTCCCCCTGGGCGGTGGGAACCATATTCAGGGCCAGTACAGATGCTAGGGTGGATAAACCCTCTCCCAAGAGTGGTCAGACCCCAGTGACCCCCTGGTCGTCCTGGTCACAGGTGAGGAGCCCCAGAAAAGTTCATCCAAGTGCTCTGACTCTGCACAGACCCTGCAGGAGGACCCCCAGGTGCGATGGTcacaagagaggaagaaagacacAGGGCTGGGAGGGAGAAAGTGACAGACTcagaaaaaacagcaacaaactgAGACTGAAGAGTCCTCAGGGTGAGTTGGAGGTCAGCCGTCCCTCACCTTCCCTCTTCTCTCTAGGAGAGTTTCCTTTCACACCTTCACTCAGAGAACAGCCAGGCCCCACCGCAGCCTCAGGAAAGAACATGACACTGTGGTATCAGTCACTGAGCTGCCTGGAACCTTTTCTTCATTTCAAAGTGGGGAGGGCAAACTCCCCTCCCCTGCATCTGAGAACCCAGCACCAAGCTGGGGTATACCAGGCCACATTCACCATGAGCCCTGTAACCTCAGCCCATGGAGAGACCTACAGGTGCTATGGGTCACAGAGCGCTTTCTCCTACCTGTTATCACAACCCAGTGACCCTCTGGAGCTGGTACTTTCAG GAAGCTCTAAGGATCATCAACTCACATCCATGGAATCAGGCCACTG GGTGAAAGATGATGAATGCAAAGATTCTAGCAAGTTCttggcatacagtaggtgctcacttTCTGGGCATCATTGTGTCATTCATGACATCACTCATGCCCATGGTCTCCAAAGGTACCTGAATGTTCTGATCAGGGTCTCAGTAGCCTTCAtcattctcctcctcttcctttttctcttcatCAGACATCTGAACAAATGCAGTAAGTATTGGACTAGGCAATGA
- the LOC100663583 gene encoding leukocyte immunoglobulin-like receptor subfamily B member 3, with translation MDTFHLLKEGKAYPTQHRKSQFSAGRHQATFPVGSVNTSHGGTYRCYGSSHSSPHMWSHPSDPVDLKVTASHPETKSRACSEDQCHTPRESDPPRGTLVPEPKERSLWKSSRPATEDQEETLYAAMKEKQPEEEMELDSQVVSSPAADFLAEDFCERKRNNHPGMGHGSTEIS, from the exons ATGGACACTTTCCATCTGCTAAAGGAGGGAAAagcctaccctacccaacacagGAAATCTCAGTTCTCTGCTGGGAGGCACCAGGCCACCTTTCCTGTGGGCTCTGTGAACACCTCCCATGGAGGCACCTATAGATGCTATGGTtcttcccactcctcccctcACATGTGGTCACACCCCAGTGACCCTGTGGATCTCAAGGTCACAG CCTCTCACCCAGAGACCAAATCAAGAGCTT GCTCTGAGGATCAGTGCCACACACCCAGGGAATCAGACCCACCGAGGG GGACCTTAGTGCCAGAGCCCAAGGAGAGAAGCCTGTGGAAGAG CTCCAGACCAGCCACTGAGGACCAGGAGGAGACCTTGT ATGCTGCCATGAAAGAAAAACAGcctgaggaagaaatggagcTGGACAGTCAAGTTGT CTCCAGCCCAGCTGCTGACTTCCTGGCAGAAGACTTTTGTGAGAGGAAGAGGAATAACCATCCTGGGATGGGACATGGGAGCACAGAGATTTCATAG
- the LOC135227196 gene encoding leukocyte immunoglobulin-like receptor subfamily B member 4 translates to MQGSATALTLTAFLCLGLCQGQRNQVQTGQFQCAYHSSSGWSECSDPLLLVVTGAYSKPSLSAHPSHLVVSGGDVSLSCSSRDRMDTFHLLENREAYPSQQRKSEFSAGRHQATFPVGPVSTSHGCIYRCCGSS, encoded by the exons ATGCAAGGCAGTGCCACAGCCCTGACCCTCACCGCCTTTCTATGTCTTG GACTGTGCCAGGGCCAGCGGAACCAGGTACAGACAG GGCAGTTCCAGTGTGCATATCACAGCTCGAGTGGCTGGTCAGAGTGCAGTGATCCCCTGCTCCTTGTCGTGACAG gAGCCTACAGCAAACCCTCCCTCTCAGCCCATCCAAGCCATCTGGTGGTTTCAGGAGGGGATGTGTCCCTCTCCTGTAGCTCAAGGGACAGAATGGACACTTTCCATCTGCTCGAGAACAGAGAAGCCTACCCCTCCCAGCAGAGGAAATCTGAGTTCTCTGCTGGGAGGCACCAGGCCACCTTTCCTGTGGGCCCTGTGAGCACCTCCCATGGATGCATCTACAGATGCTGTGGTTCTTCTTGA